In one window of Scylla paramamosain isolate STU-SP2022 chromosome 36, ASM3559412v1, whole genome shotgun sequence DNA:
- the LOC135090778 gene encoding uncharacterized protein LOC135090778 — protein MEGARKKAVIAYAAIQAVKKKRNRRQLWVHPINNNRLLQGEFYTLYEELKADHGKFFNYFRMSYPTFEELVARVTDDIKLQDTNMRPSIPPEEAVALSIRYLASGCSLTDLHYRYRIGISTACKVVRRVCCAIWDMMKVECFPQLDEEEWLKIAAGFEKHAHFPHCIGAVDGKHVRIIRPEHSGSMFFNYKTYFSIVILAVADANYCFRYVDIGSYGKHADSTIFQESNLFRQIQQNVMKLPQPQLLSGWNEVLSYAFVGDEAFGLSVNLLRPYSGHNLTNDKKVFNYRLSRARRYVECAFGILSNKWRIFHRPLNVNVDFAIDIVKACCVLHNFVRQREKVNFADILEVNGFEDVDHAVQVWQGGRYAKENRDKFCTYFNSEAGKLPWQ, from the exons ATGGAGGGTGCACGAAAGAAAGCTGTGATTGCTTATGCAGCAATACAAgcagtgaagaagaagagaaaccgTCGTCAGCTTTGGGTTCACcctataaacaacaacagattGTTGCAGGGCGAGTTTTATACCCTTTATGAAGAATTAAAAGCGGACCATGGCAAATTCTTCAATTACTTTAGGATGTCATACCCAACCTTTGAGGAACTTGTGGCAAGGGTTACGGATGATATTAAACTGCAGGACACAAACATGAGGCCATCTATTCCACCTGAAGAAGCAGTGGCTTTAAGCATCAG GTATCTTGCCTCTGGTTGCAGCCTGACGGATCTCCACTACAGGTACAGAATTGGTATATCTACAGCCTGCAAAGTTGTAAGAAGAGTGTGTTGTGCAATATGGGACATGATGAAGGTGGAGTGTTTTCCCCAACTCGATGAAGAGGAGTGGCTGAAAATTGCAGCAGGGTTTGAGAAACATGCTCATTTCCCTCACTGCATTGGTGCAGTAGATGGGAAGCATGTTCGGATTATTAGACCTGAGCATAGTGGTTCAATGTTTTTCAATTACAAAACCTATTTTTCCATTGTTATTTTGGCTGTGGCTGATGCTAATTATTGCTTTAGGTATGTTGACATAGGATCTTATGGCAAACATGCAGATTCAACCATCTTTCAAGAATCAAATTTATTTAGGCAGATTCAGCAAAATGTAATGAAACTCCCACAGCCTCAACTTTTGTCAGGCTGGAATGAGGTGCTGTCTTATGCTTTTGTTGGGGATGAGGCTTTTGGATTATCTGTGAATTTGCTTCGCCCATACAGCGGCCACAACTTGACAAATGACAAGAAAGTGTTTAATTATAGACTCTCACGTGCAAGGAGGTATGTCGAATGTGCGTTTGGAATACTTTCAAATAAATGGAGAATTTTCCACAGGCCCCTGAATGTGAATGTTGACTTTGCTATTGATATTGTCAAGGCATGTTGTGTCTTACATAATTTCGTCAggcagagagaaaaagtaaattttgCAGATATTTTAGAAGTCAATGGATTTGAAGATGTAGATCATGCAGTGCAGGTATGGCAGGGAGGTAGGTATGCAAAAGAAAACAGGGACAAATTCTGCACCTACTTCAACAGTGAGGCCGGAAAACTACCATGGCAGTAA
- the LOC135090779 gene encoding uncharacterized protein LOC135090779 yields MADYHNTEELISVVGKRPVLWDPTTEEYKNRNKKADAWIEVWRSIYLDYEEKSAEEKKQIGKELQIRWKSIRDAYVRNSRKLKDESKSGSGAVKTHRYIFAEQLSFLRNVGENRETTDTFVPTHETEDGAEDACQNLSATQQNPSAKSKKKKSNLLEEKLIKFMDGYEEKEDDDKDFFMSMLPSVRTLNSEQKIEFRMEVLAALKNIRSGHRGHTRVQDSHPLPLVLPPVQSQYPHYAQYPSSAMTHPHFFGPSAATNIHPHAVNTQENRAQVQPVAPSPANLSVPSPASNTSNTDNSVISLSDFDI; encoded by the exons ATGGCAGACTATCACAACACGGAAGAACTTATTTCCGTAGTAGGGAAGAGGCCTGTCCTGTGGGATCCTACGAccgaagaatataaaaacaggaacaagaaagcagatGCATGGATAGAAGTTTGGCGCTCGATTTATCTGGATTATGAAGAGAAAtctgcagaagaaaagaaacaaattg GAAAGGAACTGCAAATTCGTTGGAAGAGCATCCGAGACGCTTATGTAAGGAATTCCAGGAAATTGAAAGATGAAAGTAAATCAGGATCTGGAGCTGTGAAGACACACCGTTACATTTTTGCTGAACAACTGTCCTTTCTCAGGAATGTAGGTGAAAACAGAGAAACCACGGACACTTTCGTTCCAACCCATGAAACAGAGGATGGAGCTGAAGATGCATGTCAAAACCTGTCAGCAACACAGCAAAATCCAAGCGCTAAgtccaagaaaaagaaaagtaatttaCTTGAGGAGAAACTTATAAAGTTTATGGAtggttatgaagaaaaagaagatgacgaCAAGGATTTTTTCATGTCAATGTTACCGTCAGTGCGAACACTGAACAGTGAACAAAAGATTGAATTCAGAATGGAAGTACTGGCTGCGCTGAAGAACATCAGATCCGGACACCGTGGGCACACAAGGGTACAAGACTCTCATCCCCTTCCACTTGTGCTCCCACCTGTACAGAGTCAATACCCTCATTATGCACAGTATCCCTCGTCTGCAATGACACACCCTCATTTCTTTGGACCTTCAGCAGCAACAAACATACATCCACATGCAGTGAACACTCAAGAAAATCGTGCACAAGTCCAACCAGTAGCACCCTCACCTGCTAACTTGTCAGTACCCTCTCCAGCATCAAACACCTCAAACACTGACAATTCAGTAATTTCACTGAGTGATTTTGACATTTAA